The following coding sequences are from one Actinopolymorpha sp. NPDC004070 window:
- a CDS encoding methyltransferase domain-containing protein, giving the protein MNDLLIRIVDPAFGHPRGILGRLGGRLMARGNAEQERWAVDSGDLKPGEHVLVVGHGPGVGLVLAARAVGPTGHVVGVDPSETMRRMAAERCAAEIPNGTVEIRDGTAEVTGAEPASLDVVISVNNVMLWQLADGFAEIARVLRPGGRLVLTVHRHVLGRPPEDLQRAAEEAGFHEVALNLRPRRRNSPAVELTAQKPAA; this is encoded by the coding sequence GTGAACGATCTGCTGATACGCATCGTGGATCCGGCGTTCGGACATCCACGGGGAATCCTCGGCCGGCTCGGCGGCCGCCTGATGGCACGCGGCAACGCCGAGCAGGAACGATGGGCGGTCGACTCCGGTGATCTGAAACCGGGCGAACACGTCCTGGTCGTCGGCCACGGCCCAGGCGTGGGTCTGGTGCTCGCGGCACGCGCGGTGGGGCCGACCGGGCACGTGGTCGGTGTCGACCCGTCCGAGACGATGCGCCGCATGGCTGCGGAACGCTGCGCGGCCGAGATCCCGAACGGCACCGTCGAGATTCGCGACGGAACCGCCGAGGTCACCGGCGCCGAGCCGGCGAGTCTCGATGTCGTCATCTCGGTAAACAACGTGATGCTCTGGCAGCTTGCCGACGGATTCGCCGAGATCGCACGGGTGCTGCGGCCCGGTGGACGGCTCGTCCTCACTGTCCATCGGCACGTCCTCGGCCGACCGCCGGAGGATCTGCAGCGGGCGGCGGAGGAAGCGGGCTTCCACGAGGTGGCACTCAACCTGCGTCCTCGCCGAAGGAACAGCCCCGCCGTGGAACTGACCGCGCAGAAGCCCGCTGCCTGA
- a CDS encoding multicopper oxidase family protein, producing MRPVDRRSLLRATLATAGAGLLASCGDGDTSAGSMDHESMGHGSMGHDSAATPTAHPSGRLPAGFVDPNGPQVRAAEAARKPGRIRDVRLTATAGEIDLGGKTVTTCTYGGQLPGRPIRVRAGEVVRARLTNQLPDDTTVHWHGLSLRNNADGVPGVTQKNVPAGKELTYEFTAANPGTYWFHPHTGPQLDRGLYAPLIVDDPNEPLAYDDEWIVVLDDWLDGVTGTPDEVLAELRRGMGGGMSGDAGHMMMGATSPLLGGDAGDVRYPHFLVNGRLPSAPATYRGKPGTRLRIRFVNASGDTAFRVALGGHRMTVTHTDGYAVKPVQTDALLLGMGERYDVLVTLESGVFPLAALAEGKKAAALAVVRTGSGSAPSARTRPRELDGHVVSYRELRPAEGVRLANRAPDRTRTFRLTGSMMKYDWAFDGKPYALSQVTPVRAGERVRLNFVNTTTMWHPIHLHGHTFALGNGLRKDTAIVLPHRTLTVDFDADNPGIWMVHCHNVYHAEAGMMTLLGYRA from the coding sequence ATGCGTCCAGTTGATCGACGCTCCCTTCTTCGCGCCACCCTTGCCACCGCCGGCGCCGGCCTGCTCGCCTCCTGCGGTGACGGCGACACCTCGGCCGGATCCATGGACCACGAGTCGATGGGCCACGGCTCCATGGGTCACGACTCTGCTGCCACTCCCACCGCACATCCCTCCGGACGCCTGCCGGCGGGATTCGTCGACCCGAACGGCCCGCAGGTCCGGGCAGCCGAGGCGGCCCGCAAGCCGGGCAGGATCCGCGACGTACGACTGACCGCCACCGCCGGCGAGATCGACCTCGGTGGCAAGACCGTCACCACGTGCACCTACGGCGGACAGCTTCCGGGCAGGCCGATCAGGGTCAGGGCGGGCGAGGTGGTCCGCGCACGGCTGACCAACCAGCTCCCCGACGACACCACCGTGCACTGGCACGGTCTCTCCCTGCGCAACAACGCCGACGGCGTACCCGGAGTCACCCAGAAGAACGTCCCCGCAGGGAAGGAGCTCACCTACGAGTTCACCGCTGCCAACCCTGGCACGTACTGGTTCCATCCCCACACCGGCCCGCAACTGGACCGCGGTCTGTACGCACCACTGATCGTCGACGACCCGAACGAACCGCTCGCCTACGACGACGAGTGGATCGTCGTCCTCGACGACTGGCTGGACGGCGTCACCGGCACCCCCGACGAGGTTCTTGCCGAACTCCGCCGCGGGATGGGTGGTGGCATGAGTGGCGACGCCGGTCACATGATGATGGGCGCCACGAGTCCGTTGCTCGGTGGCGATGCGGGTGACGTCCGCTATCCCCACTTCCTTGTCAACGGCAGGTTGCCCAGCGCCCCGGCGACCTACCGCGGCAAGCCGGGGACCCGACTGCGGATCCGGTTCGTCAACGCCTCCGGGGACACCGCGTTCCGGGTCGCCCTCGGCGGGCATCGCATGACGGTCACCCACACCGACGGGTACGCCGTGAAGCCGGTGCAGACCGATGCTCTCCTGCTGGGCATGGGCGAACGCTACGACGTCCTCGTCACCCTCGAGTCCGGCGTCTTCCCGCTGGCCGCCCTGGCCGAGGGGAAGAAGGCCGCCGCACTCGCGGTCGTACGTACGGGCTCGGGCTCGGCTCCGAGTGCACGCACGCGTCCACGGGAACTCGACGGCCACGTGGTCTCCTACCGCGAACTGCGGCCTGCCGAGGGTGTGCGGCTCGCCAACCGTGCCCCGGACCGTACGCGGACGTTCAGGCTGACGGGCTCGATGATGAAGTACGACTGGGCCTTCGACGGAAAGCCCTACGCCCTGTCACAGGTCACCCCGGTGCGGGCCGGCGAACGCGTACGGCTCAACTTCGTCAACACGACCACCATGTGGCACCCGATCCACCTGCACGGGCACACGTTCGCCCTCGGCAACGGGCTGCGCAAGGACACCGCGATCGTGCTGCCCCACAGAACACTCACGGTCGACTTCGACGCCGACAACCCAGGAATCTGGATGGTGCACTGCCACAACGTCTACCACGCGGAGGCCGGCATGATGACGCTGCTCGGCTATCGGGCGTAG
- a CDS encoding cation diffusion facilitator family transporter, with translation MVDGALESSKRGMRALWISFAALTVTALAQAVLVSVTGSVALLGDTLHNVADALTAVPLAIAFLLGRRAATSRFTYGLGRTEDLAGLVVVLVIAVSAGLAAWEAVDRLTHPRQVTNLGWLVLAGMVGFVGNELVARYRIKVGKQIGSAALVADGLHARTDGFTSLAVLLSAGGVAAGWSWTDPVVGLLIAVAIVSVLWGAAREVFGRLLDGVDPGLVRLAEQVGADTPGVAAVQAVRLRWVGHALHAEIDIAVDARLSVVDAHHIAHDAEHRLLHAVPRLARANIHTNPLGPQGRLAHSRTAHHNRG, from the coding sequence GTGGTCGACGGCGCACTGGAGTCCAGCAAGCGAGGCATGCGTGCCCTGTGGATCTCCTTCGCCGCCCTGACGGTCACCGCGCTCGCCCAGGCTGTCCTGGTCAGCGTGACCGGTTCGGTGGCTCTGCTGGGCGACACCCTGCACAACGTCGCGGACGCGCTGACCGCGGTCCCCCTCGCGATCGCGTTCCTCCTGGGCCGTCGGGCCGCGACGAGCCGGTTCACCTACGGACTCGGCCGCACCGAGGATCTGGCCGGGCTCGTGGTGGTCCTCGTCATCGCCGTCTCCGCCGGGCTCGCCGCCTGGGAGGCCGTCGACCGGCTGACTCATCCGCGGCAGGTCACGAACCTGGGCTGGCTCGTTCTGGCCGGCATGGTGGGCTTCGTCGGCAACGAACTCGTCGCCCGCTACCGCATCAAGGTCGGCAAGCAGATCGGTTCGGCCGCGCTGGTCGCCGACGGGCTACATGCCCGCACCGACGGATTCACCAGCCTGGCCGTCCTCCTCTCCGCCGGAGGAGTCGCGGCCGGGTGGTCGTGGACCGACCCGGTGGTGGGCCTGCTGATCGCCGTCGCCATCGTGAGCGTCTTGTGGGGCGCGGCCCGCGAGGTCTTCGGCCGGCTTCTGGACGGAGTGGACCCCGGCCTGGTGCGCCTCGCCGAGCAGGTAGGGGCCGACACTCCCGGCGTCGCGGCGGTGCAGGCCGTACGCCTGCGATGGGTCGGCCATGCCCTTCACGCGGAGATCGACATCGCCGTCGATGCGCGGTTGAGCGTCGTCGACGCCCACCACATCGCCCACGATGCCGAACACCGACTGCTGCACGCGGTGCCTCGCCTTGCCCGCGCCAACATCCACACCAATCCCCTCGGCCCGCAGGGTCGGCTCGCGCACAGCCGCACCGCGCACCACAACCGCGGTTGA
- a CDS encoding MFS transporter has translation MGSVHRPARRRGLALGLIAMAQFMVIMDTSIIGVALPRIQADLGFTQENLSWVFNAYVVAFGGLLLLGGRLSDLLGARRVFAAGWATLLVGSLAAGLAGSPGVELAARAVQGAGSALIAPSALTLLFTLFGSDPKELTKALALYGAAAPAGGTAGVFLGGVLTQYASWPWVFFVNAPVALLALLGSRALMPAGGGRGGSVDVVGAAAVTAGLALAVYGIVRAPEVGWLSGSTLGVLAAALVLLVAFVVIQANRREPLMRLSIFRRPNLAGANLAQLLLGAAWIPMWFFLNLYLQQVLGYSELPAGAALLPMTGLIMLGMIVFAPKAMARFGVRTMIVTGLALLAAAMGWLSFVRPDGTFWVDVLPASLLAALGMSLAFIPSLGTAISAAPPEDGGLASGIVNVSYQVGSALGLAVVTAIATANGAGRIGDLTALTDGFSAAFVAAAVVALLGAVLAVVTIRSRRAGAATDAEPAEKVAA, from the coding sequence ATGGGTTCCGTCCACAGACCCGCGCGGCGGCGCGGGCTGGCGCTGGGGTTGATCGCCATGGCGCAGTTCATGGTGATCATGGACACGTCGATCATCGGTGTCGCGCTGCCGAGGATCCAGGCTGATCTGGGCTTCACCCAGGAGAACCTGTCCTGGGTCTTCAACGCCTACGTCGTGGCGTTCGGCGGGTTGTTGCTGCTGGGTGGCCGGCTGTCGGACCTGTTGGGGGCCCGTCGGGTCTTCGCGGCCGGCTGGGCGACCCTGCTGGTCGGATCGCTGGCGGCCGGCCTGGCCGGCAGCCCCGGTGTCGAGCTCGCCGCACGAGCCGTGCAGGGCGCTGGATCCGCGCTGATCGCGCCGTCCGCGCTCACGTTGTTGTTCACGTTGTTCGGGTCCGATCCGAAGGAGCTCACCAAGGCGCTGGCGCTGTACGGAGCTGCGGCGCCGGCCGGCGGTACGGCGGGGGTGTTCCTCGGCGGAGTGCTCACGCAGTACGCCTCGTGGCCATGGGTCTTCTTCGTGAACGCGCCGGTGGCTCTCCTCGCCCTCCTCGGGAGCCGGGCACTCATGCCGGCCGGGGGAGGACGCGGTGGATCCGTCGACGTGGTTGGCGCGGCCGCGGTCACCGCCGGCCTGGCGCTTGCGGTCTACGGGATCGTGCGTGCTCCGGAGGTGGGCTGGCTCTCCGGCTCGACCCTCGGCGTACTGGCGGCCGCGCTCGTCCTGCTCGTCGCGTTCGTCGTGATCCAGGCCAACCGGCGCGAGCCCCTCATGCGGCTGTCCATCTTCCGGCGGCCCAACCTGGCAGGGGCGAACCTCGCGCAGCTGCTGCTCGGTGCCGCGTGGATTCCGATGTGGTTCTTCCTCAACCTCTACTTGCAACAGGTACTCGGCTACAGCGAGCTTCCCGCCGGCGCGGCGCTGCTGCCGATGACCGGACTGATCATGCTGGGAATGATCGTGTTCGCGCCCAAGGCGATGGCCCGCTTCGGCGTACGGACGATGATCGTGACCGGTCTCGCGCTGCTTGCCGCCGCGATGGGGTGGCTGTCGTTCGTACGCCCTGACGGGACTTTCTGGGTCGACGTCCTTCCCGCCAGCCTGCTGGCCGCGCTCGGTATGAGCCTCGCGTTCATCCCGTCGCTGGGCACCGCGATCTCGGCCGCGCCGCCTGAGGACGGCGGCCTGGCGTCCGGAATCGTCAACGTCAGTTACCAGGTGGGCTCCGCGCTCGGCCTCGCCGTCGTCACCGCCATCGCCACGGCCAACGGGGCCGGGAGGATCGGCGACCTCACAGCACTCACCGACGGCTTCTCGGCCGCCTTCGTGGCGGCGGCAGTGGTAGCCCTCCTCGGGGCCGTGCTCGCTGTCGTCACCATCCGGAGCAGGCGAGCCGGGGCCGCGACGGACGCCGAGCCGGCCGAGAAGGTCGCCGCCTGA
- the senB gene encoding selenoneine biosynthesis selenosugar synthase SenB, protein MRICLVTPAPPRSYHGNRVTALRWAAILRELGHSVEVTQTYDGGPTDLLIALHARKSADAVRRARAEHPATPIVLALTGTDLYPDLDSTGVDPGVLAAADRLVVLQSLGVEQIPEYLRGRARVIEQSAERPPPDSAAPPSLEEAHFAVALLAHVRQVKDPLLVAEAVRMLPADSTIRVQHAGAVIEPELGARAEEESRTNSRYTWLGEVPPPDAQRLLARSRLLVCPSRHEGGANVVSESLAAGVPVVATKIPGTEGILGADYPGYFPVGDGEALAELLYRVERNREGLYDDLLRDCGRLADLASPARERDAWAALLAEFGEAATRSQE, encoded by the coding sequence ATGCGGATCTGCCTGGTCACCCCGGCTCCGCCGCGCAGCTACCACGGCAACCGCGTCACCGCGCTGCGCTGGGCGGCCATCCTGCGCGAGCTCGGCCATTCGGTCGAGGTCACCCAGACCTACGATGGCGGCCCGACCGACCTGCTGATCGCCTTGCACGCACGCAAGAGTGCCGATGCCGTACGACGGGCCCGGGCCGAGCACCCGGCCACTCCGATCGTGCTCGCGCTCACCGGCACCGACCTCTATCCCGACCTGGACAGCACCGGCGTCGACCCCGGAGTCCTGGCCGCGGCCGACCGGCTGGTCGTCCTCCAGTCGCTCGGGGTGGAGCAGATCCCCGAGTATCTGCGGGGGCGGGCCCGCGTCATCGAGCAGTCGGCCGAACGACCACCGCCCGACAGTGCTGCGCCCCCCTCTCTGGAGGAGGCCCACTTCGCGGTCGCCCTTCTCGCGCACGTACGGCAGGTCAAGGATCCGCTCCTGGTGGCCGAAGCCGTACGTATGCTCCCTGCCGACTCGACGATTCGGGTTCAACACGCCGGTGCGGTCATCGAGCCCGAACTCGGAGCCCGGGCCGAGGAGGAGTCGCGGACGAATTCGCGCTACACCTGGCTGGGTGAAGTCCCGCCGCCGGACGCCCAGCGGTTGTTGGCCCGCAGCCGCCTGCTGGTCTGCCCCTCGCGGCACGAGGGCGGGGCGAATGTGGTTTCTGAGTCGCTGGCGGCCGGCGTGCCGGTCGTCGCCACGAAGATCCCTGGTACGGAAGGGATTCTCGGCGCGGACTACCCCGGCTATTTCCCGGTCGGGGACGGCGAGGCCCTTGCCGAGCTGCTGTACCGCGTCGAACGTAACCGTGAAGGCCTGTATGACGATCTCCTACGGGACTGCGGGCGGCTGGCCGACCTCGCGTCACCAGCGCGGGAGCGGGACGCCTGGGCCGCACTTCTGGCCGAGTTCGGCGAAGCGGCCACACGCAGCCAGGAGTGA
- the senA gene encoding selenoneine synthase SenA, with protein sequence MGSTTDARSLTAEELAGWVRDASSRLAELVADLSDEQMVGPKIPTINPLIWEIGHITWFMETFVLRRALAEPPIFGHGDAIWDSGAIPHDTRWSLVLPSRKETLGYIDEVAERVADRLGRPEATAQLRYISRYAVHHHDMHTEALTYTRQTLGYPAPTLPGAAVPSEVPDAPGGGGPLEGDASIPGGRFLLGADRDAEFVHDNEKWVHPVDLAPFVLARAAVTQAEYAAFVDEGGYRRREVWGDDGWAWRRGAGADAPVYWRRGANGWERRDFDRWVPLEPHRPVSHVCWYEAEAYCRWAGRRLPTEAEWEAAAIGQPDGSGGLSPRKRRLPWGDEAPEAQHANLDWQQLGTADVGAYPAGDSAFGCRQMVGNVWEWTATTFEPYPNFEQDPYRDNSWPWFGSRKVLRGGAWATRSRFIRGTLRNYFTPDRRDVLAGFRTAAVGSADSAS encoded by the coding sequence GTGGGCAGTACGACGGATGCGCGGTCGTTGACCGCGGAGGAGCTGGCCGGCTGGGTCAGGGACGCGAGCAGCCGGCTGGCCGAACTGGTCGCCGACCTGTCCGACGAGCAGATGGTCGGGCCGAAGATCCCGACGATCAACCCACTGATCTGGGAGATCGGCCACATCACGTGGTTCATGGAGACGTTCGTGCTGCGGCGTGCCCTGGCGGAGCCGCCGATCTTCGGCCACGGTGACGCGATCTGGGATTCCGGCGCCATCCCGCACGACACCCGCTGGTCACTGGTGCTTCCGTCGCGGAAGGAGACGCTCGGCTACATCGACGAGGTCGCCGAGCGGGTGGCGGACCGGCTCGGGCGGCCGGAGGCGACCGCGCAGCTGCGGTACATCAGCCGGTATGCCGTGCACCACCACGACATGCACACCGAGGCGCTCACGTACACGCGGCAGACGCTCGGCTACCCCGCACCCACACTGCCCGGGGCGGCCGTACCGAGCGAGGTGCCCGACGCGCCGGGGGGAGGCGGCCCGCTGGAGGGGGACGCCTCGATTCCGGGGGGTCGGTTCCTCCTCGGTGCCGATCGGGACGCGGAGTTCGTCCACGACAACGAGAAGTGGGTCCATCCGGTCGACCTCGCACCGTTCGTGTTGGCCAGGGCGGCGGTGACACAGGCCGAGTACGCCGCCTTCGTTGACGAAGGCGGCTACCGGCGACGGGAGGTGTGGGGCGACGACGGCTGGGCCTGGCGGCGTGGCGCCGGAGCGGACGCTCCGGTCTACTGGCGGCGCGGGGCGAACGGTTGGGAACGCCGCGACTTCGACCGCTGGGTACCCCTGGAGCCGCACCGGCCGGTGAGCCACGTCTGCTGGTACGAGGCCGAGGCATACTGCCGGTGGGCCGGCCGGCGGCTGCCCACAGAAGCGGAGTGGGAGGCCGCGGCGATCGGGCAGCCGGACGGGTCGGGCGGACTTTCCCCGCGAAAGCGGAGGCTTCCGTGGGGAGACGAGGCGCCGGAGGCCCAGCACGCCAACTTGGACTGGCAGCAGCTCGGCACCGCCGACGTCGGCGCCTACCCCGCGGGGGACAGTGCGTTCGGCTGCCGACAGATGGTCGGCAACGTGTGGGAGTGGACGGCCACCACGTTCGAGCCGTACCCGAACTTCGAGCAGGACCCTTACCGGGACAACTCCTGGCCGTGGTTCGGCAGCCGCAAGGTGCTGCGCGGCGGGGCCTGGGCCACCCGGTCGCGGTTCATCCGGGGGACGCTGCGCAACTACTTCACGCCCGACCGGCGCGACGTGCTCGCGGGGTTCCGGACCGCGGCCGTGGGCTCTGCGGACTCAGCGAGCTGA
- the selD gene encoding selenide, water dikinase SelD, with translation MNHQPRRLTSYSHRAGUAGKLAPGELAQVLRHLNAGHPDLIVGTETGDDAAVWRLDDNRALVSTADFITPIVDDARVWGRIAAVNSVSDVYAMGGRPLFALNLVCWNAAELSHALLDEVVAGAAEVAEECGFVIAGGHTVDDPQPKFGLSVVGEVHPDRVLRNSGLRADDVLVLTKPVGTGVISTASKAGEASDEAVAAMVASMSRTNADASAVALDAGAGGCTDVTGFGLLGHLGQMARTSEVDVDLDTAAVPVLPGARDLAAEGHLPGGSARNLEWIRDRLDPGRTDELTVSLLADAQTSGGLLFGVTPDAVPKVLDRLESTGHTCAVVGRATPGTGLLRLRQ, from the coding sequence ATGAACCACCAGCCGAGGCGGCTCACCAGCTACAGCCACCGGGCTGGTTGAGCTGGCAAACTCGCCCCTGGCGAGCTGGCGCAGGTCCTGCGCCACCTGAACGCCGGTCACCCTGACCTGATCGTGGGGACCGAGACAGGCGACGACGCCGCGGTGTGGCGCCTCGACGACAACCGCGCCCTCGTGTCGACCGCCGACTTCATCACACCGATCGTCGACGACGCCCGGGTCTGGGGTCGGATCGCGGCGGTCAACTCGGTGTCCGACGTGTACGCCATGGGTGGCCGCCCGCTGTTCGCGCTCAACCTGGTCTGCTGGAACGCGGCCGAACTCTCCCACGCCCTGCTCGACGAGGTGGTCGCCGGCGCGGCCGAGGTCGCCGAGGAGTGCGGCTTCGTGATCGCCGGCGGTCACACGGTCGACGACCCGCAACCGAAGTTCGGGCTGAGCGTGGTCGGTGAGGTGCATCCCGACCGCGTGCTGCGCAACTCCGGCCTGCGCGCTGACGACGTGCTGGTGCTCACCAAACCCGTGGGTACCGGTGTCATCTCCACGGCGTCCAAGGCCGGCGAGGCGTCCGACGAAGCGGTGGCAGCGATGGTCGCGTCGATGAGCCGTACGAACGCCGACGCCTCGGCCGTGGCGCTGGACGCGGGCGCCGGCGGTTGCACGGACGTGACCGGGTTCGGCCTGCTCGGCCACCTCGGTCAGATGGCGCGGACGTCCGAGGTGGACGTCGACCTCGACACCGCCGCCGTACCGGTGCTTCCCGGCGCGCGCGACCTGGCCGCCGAAGGTCACCTGCCCGGGGGATCCGCGCGCAATCTGGAGTGGATCCGCGACCGGCTGGACCCTGGACGCACCGATGAACTGACCGTGAGCCTGCTCGCCGACGCGCAGACCTCCGGTGGCCTCCTTTTCGGAGTGACGCCAGACGCGGTGCCGAAGGTGCTCGACCGGCTCGAGTCCACCGGCCACACCTGTGCCGTCGTGGGACGCGCCACACCTGGAACAGGACTGCTGCGCCTACGACAGTGA
- a CDS encoding permease — MGALTWAKWLPYVHKTAGVLHSGRLDATSSITDGSGAPPAPSWHAAWSFGLAYFKSVWMALLAALVIASAVEAFLPRQWLLRVLTSGPRRLGGSLAGGLLSMPSMMCTCCTAPVTASLRRSGVPTSSALAYWIGNPTLNPAVLVFMAVVLPLQWVGVRIVAGILLVFLVPPLVARLSPQPTAEPTWSADEETDTSVTPRAALGRFARTFGRLSLTLVPEYLVIVLGLGAVRAWMFPISGHLAEWGVLALVVLAVAGALFVIPTAGEIPIIQGLLHAGLGAGPVGALLVTLPALSLPSLIMLRRSFPARVLLAVLGAVVVVGIGTGLALWAL, encoded by the coding sequence GTGGGCGCGCTGACGTGGGCCAAGTGGCTGCCGTACGTCCACAAGACGGCCGGGGTTCTCCACAGCGGCAGACTGGACGCCACCTCCTCCATCACCGACGGATCCGGTGCGCCACCGGCACCTTCATGGCATGCGGCCTGGTCCTTCGGGCTGGCGTACTTCAAGTCGGTGTGGATGGCGCTGCTCGCCGCGCTGGTCATCGCCTCGGCGGTGGAGGCGTTCCTGCCGCGGCAGTGGCTGCTCCGCGTGCTCACCAGCGGGCCGCGACGCCTCGGCGGGTCGCTGGCCGGCGGGCTGCTCTCGATGCCCTCGATGATGTGCACCTGTTGCACCGCCCCGGTGACGGCTTCGCTTCGTCGCAGTGGCGTGCCGACCAGTTCGGCCCTGGCGTACTGGATCGGTAACCCCACCCTCAACCCGGCTGTGCTGGTCTTCATGGCGGTCGTACTGCCCCTGCAGTGGGTGGGCGTGCGGATCGTGGCGGGAATCCTTCTCGTCTTCCTCGTCCCGCCGCTGGTCGCGCGGCTGAGCCCGCAGCCGACCGCGGAACCCACCTGGTCGGCGGACGAGGAGACCGACACCAGCGTGACCCCACGTGCGGCACTGGGTCGGTTCGCCCGGACGTTCGGCAGGCTGTCACTCACGCTCGTGCCGGAGTACCTCGTCATCGTTCTGGGACTCGGCGCCGTCCGCGCGTGGATGTTCCCGATCAGCGGGCATCTGGCCGAGTGGGGCGTCCTCGCACTGGTCGTACTCGCCGTTGCCGGGGCGCTGTTCGTCATTCCCACGGCCGGAGAGATCCCGATCATCCAGGGACTCCTCCACGCCGGCCTGGGCGCGGGTCCGGTGGGGGCGCTGCTCGTCACCCTTCCGGCACTGAGTCTCCCGTCGCTTATCATGCTGCGGCGGTCGTTCCCGGCCCGCGTCCTGCTCGCCGTGCTCGGCGCCGTCGTGGTCGTCGGCATCGGGACAGGTCTCGCTCTCTGGGCGTTGTAG
- a CDS encoding class I SAM-dependent methyltransferase: MRHARRGKDVIELGCGTGYVSSWVARAGGRPVGIDNSAKQLAAAQAMQEEFGISFPLLHGNAEQVPYPDASFDLAISEYGAAGPSSYRQLTTVP; this comes from the coding sequence TTGCGGCATGCGCGCCGCGGCAAGGACGTCATCGAGCTGGGCTGCGGCACCGGGTACGTGTCGTCATGGGTCGCCCGTGCCGGTGGGAGACCGGTAGGGATCGACAACTCCGCGAAGCAGCTTGCGGCGGCGCAGGCGATGCAGGAGGAGTTCGGGATCAGCTTTCCGTTGCTGCATGGCAACGCCGAGCAGGTGCCCTATCCGGACGCGAGCTTCGACCTGGCGATCAGTGAGTACGGAGCCGCCGGGCCGTCGTCGTACCGACAGCTGACAACCGTGCCTTGA
- a CDS encoding amino acid transporter: MSVGEVAGLFGTLTTPWWIAGGYAIELFLGRAFRSHDDVDVLLLRRDQEKVHEVLRGWDIHAADPPGTLRPWPAGETLPESVHDIWCRERPDGPWRVQVMLDEAEGEEWVSRRDRRIRRPISSLGLRSPDGTPFLVPEVQLFYKARGARPKDEADRAAALPVLDRQARQWMDDALALTAPDHPWRAGLV; the protein is encoded by the coding sequence ATGTCGGTCGGAGAGGTCGCCGGGCTCTTCGGCACGTTGACGACGCCGTGGTGGATCGCGGGCGGGTACGCGATCGAGTTGTTCCTCGGCCGTGCGTTCCGCTCTCACGACGACGTCGACGTACTTCTCCTGCGCCGTGATCAGGAGAAGGTGCACGAGGTGTTGCGCGGATGGGACATCCACGCGGCCGACCCTCCCGGCACTCTCCGGCCGTGGCCCGCGGGGGAGACCCTGCCCGAGTCGGTGCACGACATCTGGTGCCGCGAACGCCCGGACGGTCCGTGGCGGGTCCAGGTGATGCTGGACGAGGCCGAGGGCGAGGAGTGGGTGTCTCGCCGCGACCGCCGGATCCGTCGACCGATCTCCTCGCTCGGGCTTCGTTCTCCGGACGGAACGCCGTTCCTCGTTCCGGAGGTCCAGCTGTTCTACAAGGCCAGGGGTGCGCGGCCGAAGGACGAAGCCGACCGCGCGGCCGCCCTGCCGGTGCTGGATCGCCAGGCACGGCAGTGGATGGACGACGCGCTCGCTCTCACCGCGCCGGACCATCCCTGGCGAGCAGGTCTCGTCTGA